A window of Bacteroidota bacterium contains these coding sequences:
- a CDS encoding DUF5989 family protein codes for MGKVSILRAFWSFLRVRKKYWLAPIVFVLVLLSLLIVLTQGSALAPFIYSLF; via the coding sequence ATGGGAAAAGTCTCGATCCTCCGTGCGTTCTGGAGCTTCCTGCGGGTCCGCAAAAAGTACTGGCTCGCGCCCATCGTCTTCGTGCTCGTCCTGCTGAGCCTGCTGATCGTGCTGACCCAGGGCTCGGCGCTCGCGCCGTTCATCTACTCGCTGTTCTGA